TCCGTCCGACCTGTCGATGAAAGACCTGCTGGCCTCGTGCGCCGCGGCCACCGCGGTCTCCACCCCGCCGAGCGACACCGCGGACGCCCCCGAGGCGTCCGACGCCGCGGCCGGCAACGGGGGCAGGAGCCACGCGGACGCCGTCCGGCGCCACGCGGCCTAGGGGCCGTCGTTCCCGGTGCCCGGGCCCGGCCCGGGCGGCTACGGGACGACGCCCCGCTCGACGGCTACGGGACGACGACGACCTTCGAACCGACCGTCGCGAAGGTCCACATCGCGTTGCCGTCCGCGCGCTTCATCCGTACGCCGCCGGTCTTCGACATCGGGTCCGGGCTGGCCATCGAGCCGTCCTGCGCGGCGCTGAAGCCGATCGCCACCTCGTCCACGTTCGCGAAGCGGACCACGTGCTCGATCGGGACACCGTCCGAGCCCTGGACCGTGCCCGAGCGCGAGGTGACCCGGTGGACCCCGGGCGGCGGGCTGACGGGGCTCGGCATGACCGTGAAGGTCCGGATCGACTTCTCGTCCTCGTTGACCAGCCACACCCGGCGGTCCTTCAGCGCGTACACGACGCGCTCGCCCGTGCCGGACGCCGCCGGAACCGCCAGCGGGTCGGCCGGCTTCGGCTCGGCGGTGGGCTTGGCCGGGGCCGTGGCGGAGGACTTCGGGCCGGGCGTGGAGGCCACCGAGTCGGGGGCGTTCGCCGAGGCCTGGTAAGCGAGGAAGGCGACCGCGGCGATCGCCGCCGCGGTGAGCCCGGCCACGATTCCCGAGCTGCTCCTTGCCACCTGAACTCCCCTTTCGGCGGCCGTCTGCCGCATGTCGTACAAGCGTTTACGTCATACCCGCGAATACCCGGTGACGGTAGCAGCAGCGCGGGTGCGGGCCGGGACGCCGTACGGACGCCGTAACGCCGTCGGCGGAGCCGTAGGCTGTTTGCGTGCTCTTGCTCGCCATGGATACCGCCACACCCGCCGTCACCGTCGCCCTGCACGACGGTACGTCCGTCATCGCCTCCTCCGGACAGGTCGACGCCCGCAGGCACGGGGAGCTGCTGCTCCCCGCCGTCGACCGGGTCCTCGCCGAGGCCGGGACGGAGCTCGACGCCGTGACGGGCGTGGTCGTCGGCGTCGGCCCCGGCCCGTACACCGGCCTGCGCGTCGGCCTGGTCACCGCCGCCGCCTTCGGCTCCGCCCTCTCCGTACCGGTCCACGGCCTGTGCACCCTGGACGGGATCGCGTACGCCGCGGGGCAGGCCGGGCTGGAGGGGCCCTTCGCCGTGGCGACGGACGCCCGCCGCAAGGAGGTGTACTGGGCGCGGTACGAGAACGCCCGCACCCGTACGGGCGAACCTGCCGTCGACCGGGCCGCCGACATCGCCGAAGCCGTCGCCGGGCTCCCGGTCGTCGGCGCGGGCGCGGTGCTCTACCCGGAGTCCTTCCCGGACGCGCGCGGCCCCGAGCACGTCTCCGCCGGGGCGCTCGCCGCGCTCGCCGCCGAGCGCCTTGCCGCCGGGCAGGAACTGCTGGAGCCGCAACCGCTCTATCTGCGCCGGCCCGACGCCCAGGTCCCGAAGAACTACAAGGTGGTCACCCCCCAGTGAGCGCCGCCACCACCGCCGTGCTGCGCGAGATGCGCTGGTGGGACATCGAACCGGTGCTGGAGCTCGAACACGCGCTGTTCCCGGACGACGCCTGGTCGCCCGGCATGTTCTGGTCCGAGCTGGCCCACGCCCGCGGCCCCGGCGCCACCCGCCACTACGTCGTCGCCGAGGAGCCCGCCACCGGGCGTATCGTCGGGTACGCGGGGCTCGCCGCCCTCGGCGACCTCTCCGACGTCCAGACCATCGCGGTCAGCCGCGAGGCCTGGGGCACCGGCCTCGGCTCCGAACTCCTCACCGACCTGCTGAAGGCCGCGACCGCCTTCGAGTGCGCCACCGTGCTGCTGGAGGTCCGGGTCGACAACACCCGCGCGCAGAAGCTGTACGAGCGCTTCGGCTTCGAGCCCATCGGCTTCCGGCGCGGCTACTACCAGCCGGGGAACATCGACGCCCTGGTCATGCGCCTCACCATGCACGAGCACACGGAACAAGAAACCGGGACGGAATGATGGCTGCCGACGAACCCCTCGTACTCGGCATCGAGACCTCCTGCGACGAGACCGGCGTCGGCATCGTGCGCGGCACGACCCTGCTCGCCGACGCCGTCGCCTCCAGCGTCGACACCCACGCCCGCTTCGGCGGCGTCGTCCCGGAGATCGCCTCCCGCGCCCATCTGGAGGCGATGGTCCCCACCATCGAGCGCGCACTGAAGGAGGCGGGCGTCAGCGCCCGCGACCTCGACGGGATCGCCGTCACCTCCGGCCCCGGGCTCGCCGGCGCCCTGCTCGTCGGCGTCTCGGCCGCGAAGGCGTACGCGTACGCCCTCGGCAAGCCGCTGTACGGCGTCAACCACCTCGCCTCGCACATCTGCGTCGACCAGCTGGAGCACGGCCCGCTGCCCGAGCCGACGATGGCCCTGCTGGTCAGCGGCGGCCACTCGTCCCTGCTCCTGGCCCCCGACATCACCGCCGACGTCCGCCCGCTCGGCGCGACGATCGACGACGCGGCGGGCGAGGCCTTCGACAAGATCGCCCGGGTCCTGGACCTCGGCTTCCCCGGCGGCCCCGTCATCGACCGGCTGGCGCGGGAGGGCGACCCGAAGGCCATCGCGTTCCCGCGCGGTCTGACCGGTCCGCGCGACGCCCCGTACGACTTCTCCTTCTCCGGGCTGAAGACGTCCGTGGCGCGCTGGATCGAGGCGAAGCGCGCGGCGGGCGAGGAGGTGCCCGTACGGGATGTGGCGGCGTCCTTCCAGGAGGCCGTGGTGGACGTGCTCACCCGCAAGGCCGTCCGGGCCTGCCAGGACGAGGGCGTCGACCATCTGATGATCGGCGGCGGCGTCGCGGCCAACTCCCGGTTGCGCGCCCTGGCCGAGGAGCGGTGCGAGCGGGCCGGTATCCGGCTGCGGGTGCCCCGCCCGAAGCTCTGCACCGACAACGGCGCGATGGTCGCGGCGCTCGGCGCGGAGATGGTCGCCCGCAACCGGCTCCCCTCCGACCTGGAGCTGTCGGCCGACTCCTCGCTGCCGGTCACGGAGCCGCACGTGCCGGGGGCCGCGCACGCCCACTCCCACGATCACGTGCACGAGATCAGCAAGGACAACCTGTACTCATGAGCGGCGCGACCATCGTCCTGATGTGGGAGGCCCGCGCCGTCGAGGGCCGGGGCGGCGAGCTGCTGGAGTGGGCCCGCGCCCGGTCCGCCGAGCTGTCCCGCGAGCCCGCCCGCAGCGAACTCCTGCGCGCCCAGCAGGACCGGGTGCTCGTGATGACCTGGTGGCCGGAGGCCTCGTTCGGCGACGACCTCCCCGAACTGCCCGAGCCCGACGCCGCCCTGATCACCCGGGCCGTGCACCGGTGGCGGTTCGAAGCGGTGGGGTGAGGCGCGGGGTCCCGTCGCGTGTCCGATGAGTTTCGGCGGATGCCCCGGTCTACCTTCCACGACGTACGGACCGCCCGGCCCGGACGTGTGGACGGCCCGAAGAGGTGAAGGACATGCAGAAGATCACCCCGTGTCTCTGGTTCGACGGTCAGGCCGAGGAGGCGGCCGAGCACTACGTCGCGATCTTCGGAGGCGATTCCCGGATTGGGGACATCACCTACTACGGCGACGAGGCCCCCGGCCGTAAGGGCTCGGTGCTCACCGTCGGCTTCCGGCTCGCCGGGCAGGACTACATGGGGCTCAACGGAGGCCCGCAGTTCCCGTTCACCGAGGCGATCTCGCTCTCCGTCGACTGCGCCGACCAGGCCGAGGTGGACCGGTTCTGGGACGCGCTCTGCGAGGGCGGCGAGGAGGGCCGGTGCGGCTGGCTCAAGGACAGGTTCGGGGTGTCCTGGCAGATCGTTCCGAACGAGCTGCCGCGCCTGCTGGCCGACCCGGACCAGGCGAAGGCGGACCGGACCATGAAGGCGATGCTCGGCATGGGCAAGCTGGACCTCCAGGCGCTGCGCGACGCCTGACCACGGCCCCCGGGACCGGATCGGTAGTGTTCTGCGCATGCCACGCCGTGCCCCGCTCCCGCCTCCCCCTCCGCCCGTCGAGATCCGGTCCTGGCCCGACCGCGAGGCGATGCTCGCCGACCGGGCCGTGGTCCTGGGCGAGCTGGTGAAGACGCACGTGGGGCCGGGGCGG
This sequence is a window from Streptomyces parvus. Protein-coding genes within it:
- the tsaB gene encoding tRNA (adenosine(37)-N6)-threonylcarbamoyltransferase complex dimerization subunit type 1 TsaB, with amino-acid sequence MDTATPAVTVALHDGTSVIASSGQVDARRHGELLLPAVDRVLAEAGTELDAVTGVVVGVGPGPYTGLRVGLVTAAAFGSALSVPVHGLCTLDGIAYAAGQAGLEGPFAVATDARRKEVYWARYENARTRTGEPAVDRAADIAEAVAGLPVVGAGAVLYPESFPDARGPEHVSAGALAALAAERLAAGQELLEPQPLYLRRPDAQVPKNYKVVTPQ
- the rimI gene encoding ribosomal protein S18-alanine N-acetyltransferase, giving the protein MSAATTAVLREMRWWDIEPVLELEHALFPDDAWSPGMFWSELAHARGPGATRHYVVAEEPATGRIVGYAGLAALGDLSDVQTIAVSREAWGTGLGSELLTDLLKAATAFECATVLLEVRVDNTRAQKLYERFGFEPIGFRRGYYQPGNIDALVMRLTMHEHTEQETGTE
- the tsaD gene encoding tRNA (adenosine(37)-N6)-threonylcarbamoyltransferase complex transferase subunit TsaD — its product is MAADEPLVLGIETSCDETGVGIVRGTTLLADAVASSVDTHARFGGVVPEIASRAHLEAMVPTIERALKEAGVSARDLDGIAVTSGPGLAGALLVGVSAAKAYAYALGKPLYGVNHLASHICVDQLEHGPLPEPTMALLVSGGHSSLLLAPDITADVRPLGATIDDAAGEAFDKIARVLDLGFPGGPVIDRLAREGDPKAIAFPRGLTGPRDAPYDFSFSGLKTSVARWIEAKRAAGEEVPVRDVAASFQEAVVDVLTRKAVRACQDEGVDHLMIGGGVAANSRLRALAEERCERAGIRLRVPRPKLCTDNGAMVAALGAEMVARNRLPSDLELSADSSLPVTEPHVPGAAHAHSHDHVHEISKDNLYS
- a CDS encoding VOC family protein, which gives rise to MQKITPCLWFDGQAEEAAEHYVAIFGGDSRIGDITYYGDEAPGRKGSVLTVGFRLAGQDYMGLNGGPQFPFTEAISLSVDCADQAEVDRFWDALCEGGEEGRCGWLKDRFGVSWQIVPNELPRLLADPDQAKADRTMKAMLGMGKLDLQALRDA